In Oryza sativa Japonica Group chromosome 11, ASM3414082v1, the following are encoded in one genomic region:
- the LOC4349874 gene encoding uncharacterized protein isoform X1, producing the protein METAHEVAIYIDRFHNLDLFQQGWYRLKISAAWEEDEYRAPVSPARVVQYEVPDIGSKGAFGLWKIDDVDNSFYTQPFQIKYSRQDIYLSVMVSFYIPNTEDEGPATSSVILKFELIYVPTLEDRTEIEDPSDIYVPVHEFRIPYKALLGLHAYFPVHFDAFHPVLVDLTMHIVYLKAGVTKSSQKASEQGLCSKSCYIIKALLSSREILLEEVMKMSAGIGKTLEDLDDADLTLGKHEPIDSSKAGLPKYSKGLYIPTKCIGHLTGVLHDLIERSDNVVRSTNDILLYTLSKEDLLELFQAVSDQVSFLWNAFLKFHRANKIKILDHLRNIWDADRKSEWSIWIVHSKVDMPHRYLCSLSGKSSPRHSLLRSSSSRKLHPDPVQNSSSRAELHRRSIAQMKINARFIQDMQIYANPSEIPVVHIEQHVMVVPQHGSSKRLVRSASEANSTTLQHKLNGKHVARMPSCDGNIGHILRAVVFVHGFQGHHLDLRLIRNQWILCDPGAECLLSQTNEDRTCGDFKEMGRRLSNEVVAFLKRKIDRYSRNGGCKDLKLSFVGHSIGNIIIRSALADPKMQPFLKNLYTYMSISGPHLGYWYSSNSLFNSGLWLMKRLKGVQCMHQLTFSDEQDPQNTFFYKLCKLNTLDNFKNIILVSSPQDGYVPYHSARIDSCPASSSDNSKKGQVFTEMLNNCLDQLRAPSSETRVFMRCDVSFDQSSHGRRRSLNTMIGRAAHIEFLENDLYARFIMWSFPDFFR; encoded by the exons ATGGAGACGGCGCACGAGGTGGCCATTTACATCGACCGCTTCCACAACCTCGACCTGTTCCAGCAAGG ATGGTACCGGCTGAAGATTAGTGCGGCGTGGGAGGAGGATGAGTACAGGGCGCCCGTATCTCCTGCCAGGGTCGTGCAATATGAAG TTCCTGATATTGGTTCGAAGGGAGCATTTGGCCTTTGGAAAATAGATGACGTTGACAATAGCTTCTATACACAACCATTCCAGATTAAATATTCTAGACAAGATATTTATCTATCAGTTATGGTGTCTTTCTACATACCCAACACCGAAGATGAG GGCCCAGCAACCTCGTCTGTAATATTAAAATTTGAGCTCATCTATGTTCCAACATTGGAAGACAG GACTGAGATTGAAGATCCAAGTGACATATATGTCCCAGTGCATGAATTTAGAATCCCATACAAAGCACTCCTGGGTTTACACGCATATTTTCCTGTCCATTTTGATGCTTTCCACCCTGTGCTTGTTGATCTAACAATGCATATCGTGTACCTAAAAGCTGGTGTGACCAAATCGTCTCAGAAG GCATCTGAGCAAGGTTTATGCTCAAAATCATGTTATATTATAAAAGCACTATTAAGTTCTAGAGAAATTTTGCTTGAGGAAGTGATGAAGATGAGTGCTGGCATTGGTAAAACTCTTGAAGATTTAGATGATGCTGATTTAACTCTTGGTAAACATGAGCCGATCGATTCATCAAAGGCAGGCTTGCCTAAATATAGCAAAGGGCTCTATATACCCACGAAGTGCATTGGCCATCTTACTGGTGTTTTACATGATCTAATAGAG AGATCTGATAATGTGGTTCGGAGCACTAATGACATTCTGCTGTACACCCTTTCCAAGGAAGATTTGTTAGAATTATTTCAAGCTGTGAGCGATCAAGTTTCATTTTTATGGAATGCATTCTTGAAATTTCATAG GGCAAACAAAATCAAGATATTGGATCACTTGCGCAATATTTGGGATGCTGACCGAAAATCAGAATGGTCAATATGGATTGTTCATTCAAAAGTTGACATGCCACATCGTTATTTGTGCAGTTTGAGTGGCAAGTCTTCTCCTCGCCATTCACTTCTGAGGAGTTCCAGTTCAAGAAAGTTGCATCCTGAT CCTGTACAGAATTCTTCTTCACGGGCAGAACTCCATAGGAGAAGTATTGCACAAATGAAG ATTAATGCACGGTTCATTCAAGATATGCAAATTTATGCTAATCCTTCAGAAATTCCTGTTGTTCACATAGAACAACATGTCATGGTTGTTCCACAACATGGTTCTAGCAAGCGTTTGGTGAGAAGTGCTTCAGAGGCAAACAGTACTACTCTACAGCATAAGCTAAATGGTAAACATGTGGCAAGAATGCCTAGCTGTGATGGAAATATTGGGCATATATTGCGAGCAGTCGTTTTTGTGCATGGATTTCAG GGACATCATCTGGATTTACGGCTTATTAGAAACCAATGGATACTGTGTGATCCTGGAGCTGAGTGCCTACTGTCTCAGACAAATGAAGACAGAACATGTGGAGATTTTAAGGAAATGGGCAGAAGGCTATCAAATGAGGTAGTTGCATTCCTCAAAAGGAAAATTGATAGGTATTCAAGAAATGGAGGCTGCAAAGATTTGAAGCTTAGCTTTGTTGGTCATTCCATTGGAAACATTATTATCAGAAGTGCCCTAGCAG ACCCCAAGATGCAACCATTTCTGAAGAACCTCTACACATACATGTCAATATCTGGACCTCACTTAGGTTACTGGTACAGCTCAAATTCTCTGTTCAACTCTGGTCTGTGGCTTATGAAAAGGCTCAAGGGAGTCCAATGCATGCACCAGCTCACTTTCAGCGATGAACAAGATCCCCAGAACACATTTTTTTACAAGCTATGCAAG CTGAATACATTAGATAACTTCAAAAACATCATCTTGGTATCATCGCCACAG GATGGGTATGTTCCATATCATTCAGCAAGAATCGATTCCTGCCCTGCCTCATCGTCGGATAACTCGAAGAAAGGGCAGGTGTTCACCGAGATGCTCAACAACTGCCTGGACCAGCTCCGAGCCCCATCGTCGGAGACGCGGGTGTTCATGCGCTGCGACGTGAGCTTCGACCAGTCCTCCCATGGccgtcgccggagcctcaaCACCATGATCGGGAGAGCTGCTCACATCGAGTTCCTGGAGAATGATTTGTACGCCAGGTTCATCATGTGGTCCTTCCCTGATTTCTTCAGATGA
- the LOC4349872 gene encoding uncharacterized protein isoform X2 — MLSRRHRLIGVASPAATELRRAFRSEAALEAIRAHSKDADGPAHLALYNYPTFAGGYAALAADLFHRRLRRRLLVLPFSSVEPFSVIAFDHRRSTLARIPHLGHCPSNLELNIDTTKSSARATFDYFSRNLAEIKSDSDMCEKLLDQEDEERVFNVLKYIEDADLRQWKLPNAKEFQTALRDERAKLNCITNPLVFEQLQQLDVCNLLSRGKSLAHDRFEAAGKLIHKPFRIHLGRGLHGECLAIRADGNSKLSHEIGLELSKMSTAAGLRPIGAVVFMQRGLLKICLRTTDSSTNTAEIAKAYGGGGKPSSSSFALRMDEFNAWISVNS; from the exons ATGctaagccgccgccaccgcctcatcGGCGttgcctcgccggcggcgaccgagcTCCGGCGAGCCTTCCGCTCGGAGGCGGCCCTCGAGGCCATCCGCGCGCACTCCAAGGACGCCGACGGCCCCGCGCACCTCGCGCTCTACAACTACCCCACCTTCGCCGGCGGctacgccgcgctcgccgccgacctcttccaccgccgcctccgccgacgccTCCTCGTGCTCCCCTTCTCCTCCGTCGAGCCCTTCAG TGTAATCGCATTTGATCACCGGCGAAGTACACTAGCAAGAATCCCCCATTTGGGTCATTGCCCAAGTAATCTTGAGCTTAACATTGACACAACAAAGAGCAGTGCTCGAGCTACATTTGATTATTTCTCCAGGAACCTTGCAGAGATAAAATCCGATTCT GATATGTGTGAGAAGCTGTTGGACCAAGAAGATGAGGAGAGGGTTTTTAATGTTCTCAAATACATAGAAGATGCTGACCTGCGCCAGTGGAAGCTGCCCAATGCTAAGGAATTTCAGACAGCACTCAGGGATGAGCGCGCTAAGTTGAACTGTATCACAAATCCTCTTGTATTTGAACAG CTGCAGCAACTTGATGTTTGCAATCTGCTTTCTAGGGGGAAGTCACTTGCTCACGATCGCTTCGAAGCTGCAGGGAAGTTAATACACAAGCCATTTAGGATTCATCTCGGAAGAGGATTGCACGGTGAATGCCTT GCGATCAGAGCAGACGGGAATTCAAAATTAAGCCATGAAATTGGCTTGGAGTTGAGCAAGATGAGTACTGCTGCTGGATTAAG ACCTATCGGAGCAGTGGTCTTCATGCAACGTGGTCTCCTGAAGATCTGCTTGAGGACAACAGACAGTAGTACCAATACGGCAGAGATTGCTAAG gCATATGGTGGTGGTGGAAAACCAAGCTCAAGTTCGTTTGCGCTAAGAATGGACGAATTCAACGCTTGGATCTCTGTGAACTCATGA
- the LOC4349873 gene encoding probable GPI-anchored adhesin-like protein PGA55, whose product MSRALLPRGSILLVLRPRVPSTPHRCFAIGAAAAVDGGETWRGQLRQGEGEGRSRAVKVSVWWDFQSCHLPQGANPCRVATRVTAALRDAGIRGPVDITALGDAYMLPRAVQEALAATGVAFSHVPSSGKGGPDQLFMADLTYWIAQNPPPAHFFLISGNKGLANILHRLRMSNYNVLLACPSADSSVLCSAATIMWPWDALVKGLDFSPKHFNQPPDGISFSWYGHYRGPLDDLFLNSESDDSMAESEDSLAESRDSKAFQPHTKSVKPPILPKSVANGVRQVLYSFPEGISLPNLRAELRKNHVFMDKGLFGFKNFSSLLQAMPDVVKFIDPLPGERNQPAVVGVSKRSMEPAEQIYKGKSSAQSSGEFKRLVQTLNEKPPSSHVPSSSSDILSADRKKVLAVDAPSSQSDLLSRNQEKAPPVDLTTQPETPASCMEADVESVAGASAFTGEQITVDKKGLFERICVLWNDTEPVKPMLSPSQDDTHSKGSNDLLTQYANSNEHNSLLTRTLKIFSTTDNSDGDNVDSTSAISSSFSNMTANDHSDKLNVKENVGNTIIHSSRSVDTSNAEHKVGFIEKSKGIFSWAAKWWASGKPDTDDNLSSVHINDGTREESEKESAFVKTAATASEQQVGVELFMKPYFWDALQQYLSTPHGSDLVSKAKTREELAHGLQKQGHWPLKSLGGKHHHQLVDLLISEKQWIKESSSQTSPFRLALPQRRARSPLLSFFTNGRPSGQRKHVDDRSPTLSRTSVHVLPTKNGKGQASCKSNENQSKSDDFLEKELGPVSDSGKPYRQNDKAVRHHPPTCSDDEFSDDENHEVVQEAGRDAAQSSLFKIIDSWNTSKTICSSKKQHGIGGIVDCSRINRGNGGDNSITENAEKATSLSKHSYMTSDSDSDSDEEKLFNSVLGSLQNAKNSSLPG is encoded by the exons ATGTCGCGGGCTCTCCTCCCGCGCGGCAGCATTCTACTCGTCCTTCGACCGCGAGTCCCGTCCACACCCCACCGATGCTTCGCgattggggcggcggcggcagttgaCGGCGGCGAGACGTGGCGGGGGCAACTCCggcagggggagggggaggggaggagcaggGCGGTGAAGGTGTCGGTGTGGTGGGACTTCCAGAGCTGCCACCTCCCGCAGGGCGCCAACCCGTGCCGCGTCGCCACGCGCGTCACGGCGGCGCTGCGGGACGCCGGCATCCGCGGCCCCGTCGACATCACCGCCTTAGGCGACGCCTACATGCTCCCCCGCGCCGTCCAGGAGGctctcgccgccaccggcgtcgCCTTCTCGCACGTCCCTTCCA GTGGAAAGGGCGGTCCCGACCAATTGTTCATGGCTGATCTGACCTATTGGATTGCTCAGAATCCTCCACCGGCCCATTTCTTCCTTATATCTGGCAACAAAGGCCTTGCAAACATTCTGCATCGCCTCCGGATGAGCAATTATAATGTACTGCTTGCCTGCCCCAGTGCTGACTCTAGTGTATTGTGCAGTGCAGCAACGATTATGTGGCCATGGGATGCTTTAGTTAAAGGGTTGGATTTCTCACCAAAACATTTTAACCAACCACCTGATGGTATATCCTTTTCTTGGTACGGTCACTATAGGGGACCCCTTGATGACTTGTTCTTGAACTCAGAGTCAGATGACTCTATGGCAGAGTCAGAGGACTCCCTGGCAGAGTCAAGGGACTCCAAGGCTTTTCAACCACATACCAAGTCAGTGAAACCACCTATTTTACCCAAATCTGTGGCCAATGGGGTTAGGCAAGTACTGTACTCCTTTCCTGAAGGTATCAGTCTTCCAAATCTTCGAGCAGAGCTTAGAAAGAATCATGTGTTCATGGATAAAGGATTATTTGGCTTCAAAaacttctcttctcttctccaagCCATGCCTGATGTTGTGAAGTTTATAGATCCTCTACCAGGTGAAAGAAACCAGCCTGCTGTGGTTGGGGTTTCCAAGAGATCAATGGAGCCTGCTGAGCAAATTTACAAGGGAAAGAGTTCTGCTCAAAGCAGTGGTGAGTTCAAACGCCTCGTTCAGACTCTTAATGAGAAACCACCATCATCACATGTCCCATCTTCTTCATCAGATATTTTATCTGCGGACCGCAAGAAAGTTCTAGCAGTTGATGCCCCATCTTCCCAATCTGACTTGTTATCTAGGAACCAAGAGAAAGCTCCCCCTGTTGATTTGACTACACAACCTGAAACACCTGCAAGCTGTATGGAAGCTGATGTGGAGAGTGTTGCTGGAGCTTCTGCCTTTACAGGAGAGCAAATTACTGTTGACAAAAAGGGGCTATTTGAAAGGATTTGTGTACTATGGAATGATACAGAGCCTGTTAAGCCTATGCTTTCTCCGTCTCAAGATGATACCCATTCTAAAGGCTCCAATGATTTACTAACTCAGTATGCCAATAGTAACGAACATAACAGTCTTTTGACAAGGACCTTGAAGATCTTTTCCACAACTGACAATTCAGATGGAGACAATGTTGACAGCACTTCAGCAATTAGCAGCAGTTTCTCAAATATGACTGCCAATGACCATTCGGACAAATTAAATGTCAAGGAGAATGTAGGGAATACGATCATCCATTCTAGTAGATCAGTTGACACGAGCAACGCTGAACATAAAGTTGGGTTTATAGAAAAAAGCAAAGGAATATTTAGCTGGGCTGCAAAGTGGTGGGCGTCTGGAAAACCAGACACAGATGACAATTTAAGTTCAGTACATATCAATGATGGAACAAGGGAAGAATCAGAAAAAGAATCTGCATTTGTAAAGACAGCTGCTACTGCAAGTGAACAGCAAGTAGGAGTTGAACTGTTCATGAAACCTTACTTCTGGGATGCACTACAGCAATATTTGTCTACCCCTCATGGATCAGATCTTGTTTCAAAAGCAAAGACAAG GGAGGAGTTAGCGCATGGACTACAGAAGCAAGGCCATTGGCCTCTAAAAAGCCTTGGTGGGAAACACcaccaccaattagtagatttgCTTATCTCAGAAAAGCAATGGATCAAAGAATCTTCATCACAAACGTCTCCTTTTCGACTTGCCCTCCCCCAGAGAAGAGCTCGTTCTCCACTACTTTCATTTTTTACGAATGGAAGGCCATCAGGCCAGCGTAAACATGTCGATGACAGAAGCCCAACTCTGTCTAGAACGTCGGTCCATGTTTTACCTACAAAAAATGGGAAGGGTCAGGCCAGCTGCAAGAGCAATGAGAATCAAAGTAAGAGTGATGACTTTTTGGAGAAAGAGCTTGGTCCAGTATCTGACAGTGGTAAACCATATCGACAAAATGATAAAGCAGTCCGGCATCATCCTCCTACCTGTTCAGATGATGAATTTTCTGATGATGAAAATCATGAGGTGGTCCAAGAGGCTGGGAGAGATGCAGCACAAAGTTCACTCTTCAAAATTATTGATTCGTGGAACACTAGTAAGACTATTTGTTCTAGCAAGAAACAGCACGGCATTGGTGGTATAGTGGACTGCTCTAGAATCAACAGAGGTAATGGTGGTGACAATTCGATCACAGAAAATGCAGAAAAGGCTACAAGCTTATCAAAACATTCTTATATGACCTCAGATTCAGATTCAGATTCAGATGAAGAGAAGTTATTCAACAGTGTCTTGGGCAGTCTGCAGAATGCAAAGAACTCAAGTTTGCCCGGTTGA
- the LOC4349871 gene encoding probable mediator of RNA polymerase II transcription subunit 26c, whose product MDRDDERLGRALAAFGGGGGGGGGGVWELVDAALACAARDRPDELRARRDGIVERLYAAGGGGGGNCGAAAATTPSPRGAAVAEGEDDDDEAAAAADGLEIKILAIKDFLEDEDQSEDELLSLLQSLADMDITYKALQETDIGRHVNGLRKHPSGEVRLLVKQLIRKWKEIVDDWVRLHNSSGDASNSIITDGNSPEKIQGKNQQSSQVSEFKYSPSPSRHNNSSSERVSNGIASIAATKHRASPAPAHHNARQINNTHHSTTSSSAPARMVKEQKDSHLDLERLDSARKRLQENYQEAQNAKKQRTIQVMDINEIPKPKNRNAFIRKGNGGGFPARHR is encoded by the exons ATGGATCGGGACGACGAGCGGCTCGGCCGCGCGCTGGCGGCgtttggaggcggcggcggcggcggcggcggcggcgtgtgggAGCTCGTGGACGCCGCGCTGGCCTGTGCCGCACGCGACCGCCCCGACGAGctgcgcgcgcggcgcgacggTATCGTGGAGCGGCTctacgccgccggcggcggcggcggcggcaactgcggcgcggcggcggcgactacgccgtcgccgcgtggggcggcggtggcggagggtgaggacgacgacgacgaggcggcggcggcggcggacggcctcGAGATCAAGATCTTGGCAATCAAGGACTTCTTGGAGGACGAAGACCAG TCGGAGGACGAGCTGCTGAGCTTGCTGCAGAGCCTGGCAGACATGGACATCACGTACAAGGCGCTCCAG GAGACTGACATCGGACGGCATGTGAATGGTCTGCGCAAACATCCCTCCGGTGAAGTCCGGCTACTTGTCAAGCAGCTCATCAG GAAGTGGAAGGAGATAGTGGACGATTGGGTGCGGTTACACAATTCCAGCGGTGACGCCAGCAACTCGATCATCA CCGATGGCAACTCCCCGGAGAAAATCCAAGGCAAGAACCAGCAAAGCTCTCAG GTTTCAGAGTTCAAGTATTCCCCCAGCCCAAGTAGGCATA ACAACTCAAGCTCAGAGAGGGTTAGCAATGGGATCGCGTCGATAGCAGCGACAAAACATAGAGCAAGCCCTGCGCCAGCGCATCATAATGCAAGGCAGATCAACAACACCCACCATTCTACTACTTCATCTTCTGCTCCAGCT AGGATGGTGAAGGAACAGAAGGACAGTCATCTTGACCTTGAAAGGCTGGACTCTGCGAGGAAGAGACTCCAGGAGAATTACCAGGAAGCACAAAATG CAAAAAAACAGAGGACGATTCAGGTGATGGACATCAATGAAATTCCGAAGCCGAAAAATAGAAATGCCTTCATCCGCAAGGGCAATGGGGGTGGGTTCCCAGCAAGGCACCGGTGA
- the LOC4349874 gene encoding uncharacterized protein isoform X2: MSTGRPYLLPGSCNMKVDCAVPDIGSKGAFGLWKIDDVDNSFYTQPFQIKYSRQDIYLSVMVSFYIPNTEDEGPATSSVILKFELIYVPTLEDRTEIEDPSDIYVPVHEFRIPYKALLGLHAYFPVHFDAFHPVLVDLTMHIVYLKAGVTKSSQKASEQGLCSKSCYIIKALLSSREILLEEVMKMSAGIGKTLEDLDDADLTLGKHEPIDSSKAGLPKYSKGLYIPTKCIGHLTGVLHDLIERSDNVVRSTNDILLYTLSKEDLLELFQAVSDQVSFLWNAFLKFHRANKIKILDHLRNIWDADRKSEWSIWIVHSKVDMPHRYLCSLSGKSSPRHSLLRSSSSRKLHPDPVQNSSSRAELHRRSIAQMKINARFIQDMQIYANPSEIPVVHIEQHVMVVPQHGSSKRLVRSASEANSTTLQHKLNGKHVARMPSCDGNIGHILRAVVFVHGFQGHHLDLRLIRNQWILCDPGAECLLSQTNEDRTCGDFKEMGRRLSNEVVAFLKRKIDRYSRNGGCKDLKLSFVGHSIGNIIIRSALADPKMQPFLKNLYTYMSISGPHLGYWYSSNSLFNSGLWLMKRLKGVQCMHQLTFSDEQDPQNTFFYKLCKLNTLDNFKNIILVSSPQDGYVPYHSARIDSCPASSSDNSKKGQVFTEMLNNCLDQLRAPSSETRVFMRCDVSFDQSSHGRRRSLNTMIGRAAHIEFLENDLYARFIMWSFPDFFR; this comes from the exons ATGAGTACAGGGCGCCCGTATCTCCTGCCAGGGTCGTGCAATATGAAG GTGGATTGTGCAGTTCCTGATATTGGTTCGAAGGGAGCATTTGGCCTTTGGAAAATAGATGACGTTGACAATAGCTTCTATACACAACCATTCCAGATTAAATATTCTAGACAAGATATTTATCTATCAGTTATGGTGTCTTTCTACATACCCAACACCGAAGATGAG GGCCCAGCAACCTCGTCTGTAATATTAAAATTTGAGCTCATCTATGTTCCAACATTGGAAGACAG GACTGAGATTGAAGATCCAAGTGACATATATGTCCCAGTGCATGAATTTAGAATCCCATACAAAGCACTCCTGGGTTTACACGCATATTTTCCTGTCCATTTTGATGCTTTCCACCCTGTGCTTGTTGATCTAACAATGCATATCGTGTACCTAAAAGCTGGTGTGACCAAATCGTCTCAGAAG GCATCTGAGCAAGGTTTATGCTCAAAATCATGTTATATTATAAAAGCACTATTAAGTTCTAGAGAAATTTTGCTTGAGGAAGTGATGAAGATGAGTGCTGGCATTGGTAAAACTCTTGAAGATTTAGATGATGCTGATTTAACTCTTGGTAAACATGAGCCGATCGATTCATCAAAGGCAGGCTTGCCTAAATATAGCAAAGGGCTCTATATACCCACGAAGTGCATTGGCCATCTTACTGGTGTTTTACATGATCTAATAGAG AGATCTGATAATGTGGTTCGGAGCACTAATGACATTCTGCTGTACACCCTTTCCAAGGAAGATTTGTTAGAATTATTTCAAGCTGTGAGCGATCAAGTTTCATTTTTATGGAATGCATTCTTGAAATTTCATAG GGCAAACAAAATCAAGATATTGGATCACTTGCGCAATATTTGGGATGCTGACCGAAAATCAGAATGGTCAATATGGATTGTTCATTCAAAAGTTGACATGCCACATCGTTATTTGTGCAGTTTGAGTGGCAAGTCTTCTCCTCGCCATTCACTTCTGAGGAGTTCCAGTTCAAGAAAGTTGCATCCTGAT CCTGTACAGAATTCTTCTTCACGGGCAGAACTCCATAGGAGAAGTATTGCACAAATGAAG ATTAATGCACGGTTCATTCAAGATATGCAAATTTATGCTAATCCTTCAGAAATTCCTGTTGTTCACATAGAACAACATGTCATGGTTGTTCCACAACATGGTTCTAGCAAGCGTTTGGTGAGAAGTGCTTCAGAGGCAAACAGTACTACTCTACAGCATAAGCTAAATGGTAAACATGTGGCAAGAATGCCTAGCTGTGATGGAAATATTGGGCATATATTGCGAGCAGTCGTTTTTGTGCATGGATTTCAG GGACATCATCTGGATTTACGGCTTATTAGAAACCAATGGATACTGTGTGATCCTGGAGCTGAGTGCCTACTGTCTCAGACAAATGAAGACAGAACATGTGGAGATTTTAAGGAAATGGGCAGAAGGCTATCAAATGAGGTAGTTGCATTCCTCAAAAGGAAAATTGATAGGTATTCAAGAAATGGAGGCTGCAAAGATTTGAAGCTTAGCTTTGTTGGTCATTCCATTGGAAACATTATTATCAGAAGTGCCCTAGCAG ACCCCAAGATGCAACCATTTCTGAAGAACCTCTACACATACATGTCAATATCTGGACCTCACTTAGGTTACTGGTACAGCTCAAATTCTCTGTTCAACTCTGGTCTGTGGCTTATGAAAAGGCTCAAGGGAGTCCAATGCATGCACCAGCTCACTTTCAGCGATGAACAAGATCCCCAGAACACATTTTTTTACAAGCTATGCAAG CTGAATACATTAGATAACTTCAAAAACATCATCTTGGTATCATCGCCACAG GATGGGTATGTTCCATATCATTCAGCAAGAATCGATTCCTGCCCTGCCTCATCGTCGGATAACTCGAAGAAAGGGCAGGTGTTCACCGAGATGCTCAACAACTGCCTGGACCAGCTCCGAGCCCCATCGTCGGAGACGCGGGTGTTCATGCGCTGCGACGTGAGCTTCGACCAGTCCTCCCATGGccgtcgccggagcctcaaCACCATGATCGGGAGAGCTGCTCACATCGAGTTCCTGGAGAATGATTTGTACGCCAGGTTCATCATGTGGTCCTTCCCTGATTTCTTCAGATGA
- the LOC4349872 gene encoding uncharacterized protein isoform X1, whose product MLSRRHRLIGVASPAATELRRAFRSEAALEAIRAHSKDADGPAHLALYNYPTFAGGYAALAADLFHRRLRRRLLVLPFSSVEPFRAGDFEGAGFQTCYLLDFIGPNNFALELSRFIPSVIAFDHRRSTLARIPHLGHCPSNLELNIDTTKSSARATFDYFSRNLAEIKSDSDMCEKLLDQEDEERVFNVLKYIEDADLRQWKLPNAKEFQTALRDERAKLNCITNPLVFEQLQQLDVCNLLSRGKSLAHDRFEAAGKLIHKPFRIHLGRGLHGECLAIRADGNSKLSHEIGLELSKMSTAAGLRPIGAVVFMQRGLLKICLRTTDSSTNTAEIAKAYGGGGKPSSSSFALRMDEFNAWISVNS is encoded by the exons ATGctaagccgccgccaccgcctcatcGGCGttgcctcgccggcggcgaccgagcTCCGGCGAGCCTTCCGCTCGGAGGCGGCCCTCGAGGCCATCCGCGCGCACTCCAAGGACGCCGACGGCCCCGCGCACCTCGCGCTCTACAACTACCCCACCTTCGCCGGCGGctacgccgcgctcgccgccgacctcttccaccgccgcctccgccgacgccTCCTCGTGCTCCCCTTCTCCTCCGTCGAGCCCTTCAG aGCTGGAGACTTCGAGGGTGCGGGGTTCCAGACGTGCTACCTGTTGGATTTCATTGGGCCAAACAACTTCGCTTTGGAGCTCTCTCGATTCATCCCTAG TGTAATCGCATTTGATCACCGGCGAAGTACACTAGCAAGAATCCCCCATTTGGGTCATTGCCCAAGTAATCTTGAGCTTAACATTGACACAACAAAGAGCAGTGCTCGAGCTACATTTGATTATTTCTCCAGGAACCTTGCAGAGATAAAATCCGATTCT GATATGTGTGAGAAGCTGTTGGACCAAGAAGATGAGGAGAGGGTTTTTAATGTTCTCAAATACATAGAAGATGCTGACCTGCGCCAGTGGAAGCTGCCCAATGCTAAGGAATTTCAGACAGCACTCAGGGATGAGCGCGCTAAGTTGAACTGTATCACAAATCCTCTTGTATTTGAACAG CTGCAGCAACTTGATGTTTGCAATCTGCTTTCTAGGGGGAAGTCACTTGCTCACGATCGCTTCGAAGCTGCAGGGAAGTTAATACACAAGCCATTTAGGATTCATCTCGGAAGAGGATTGCACGGTGAATGCCTT GCGATCAGAGCAGACGGGAATTCAAAATTAAGCCATGAAATTGGCTTGGAGTTGAGCAAGATGAGTACTGCTGCTGGATTAAG ACCTATCGGAGCAGTGGTCTTCATGCAACGTGGTCTCCTGAAGATCTGCTTGAGGACAACAGACAGTAGTACCAATACGGCAGAGATTGCTAAG gCATATGGTGGTGGTGGAAAACCAAGCTCAAGTTCGTTTGCGCTAAGAATGGACGAATTCAACGCTTGGATCTCTGTGAACTCATGA